Genomic segment of Aquila chrysaetos chrysaetos chromosome 16, bAquChr1.4, whole genome shotgun sequence:
GGTATGTAGGCATGAGGGAGCCTCAAGTGCTGCTGTTCCTCGGGGCTGCCAGGGCGCATCTGCTTCCTTGTGGCGTTGGAGGTGGAAAGGCATTTGCCCCTAGGGAAACTGTGCTTGACCCTGACTTCACCCCTGTCCTGGGGCAAGGGGGTGTTTTGTCTGCAGGCTTGgtgttctcttcttcctctacAGGAGGCTGATGTTATGCCACCTGATGCTGAGGGACAGCCCTGGCTTGGATTTTGGGTTGGGGCTAGCAGGAGCAGTAACTGCTCCCAGCCAGCGTGGCTGAGACTCCTCTGGGGACCCTCTGGGCCCCGTCTGGGTCCCTTATGGGTGTCAGTGCAAGAGTGCTTGTTTGCGATGCAGTTTGTTTCCAGTTCTGGTTGTGGACTCATCGGGCTGCTGGACACTGTAACGTTTGGAGCCCTTTCCTTGCCCCAGGTGGATTTGGTGTTGTTTCTTTGGGTTGTTTGCACAGGATGTGACTGTAGATTATATGAGggcttttgggtttgtttttttttttttttttccccctgccctgctttACACCCTGAGCTGTATCTGCCAGACCCGTTGTGCTGACTCCATGAGCATTTTTGGTATTTTAGCCCTTCCAGCATTGAAGTGAGAATGTCAGCCTCACTCTATTCCCCAGAAGTCCATTTTAGTCCCTAAAACCAGTTAtctcctgctcctttccttGCTGATGGTGATCTGTTCAGCTGCTTGTCTGTATCGAAGCTGACACCAAGGTATAGCCATGGGTGTATCTTCATCTTTGCCGTCACGTTTCTTTTCCAAGCACTGTCTCCTGATTTTTGTGGGGCATTTGGTAAATCCAGCGCTCTTCTGCATTTGGAGCAGACAGCACAGCTCTGGGGTCCCAGAGTGGGCTGTTTGCAGGCCGAGCTCTGGTGGTGCTTGGCTGAAGGAGTGGGAGGAGGTGCTGTTAGGGGGCTGCAATTCTGGTTTCCTGTGGCTTTTTCAAGTGTACTGTGCGTGCTGTGGCCTTCAAGTATGCAACATGTGTGTTTCTGAACCATTGTGGTGGGGTGGCCTTGGCCCTACCACGAACCATATGATGCTGTGGAGAAACTCAAGCTTTGAGCTGTCAGCGCAGCATTTCACCCTTGGACGGAGAAAGGGAGGCTGGTGTCGCATGTTGGGTGTTTTGAAGGCAGAGCTTTCAAGGTTGTTGGTGTTTAGCTGGGTTTTGAGACCTTTCCAAAGGACTTACGTTCTGGAGCTAACAGATATGTGCCTGTGGTTTTGATGTGACCCACCAGCCCCTGTGTCTGGTTGTACCTCACGGATGAGCTGCGGGTGAAAGTCCCTGCAGTCCGGTCAGAACAAACAGCTTCCCTGAAGGACTTGTTCCTTAAAGCTGCCTGTGCTCTGAGGTTCAGAAGTAGCCTGAGCTGCAGGACTCTGTCCCTCAGAACTAGCAGCCTCCCAAGCAATGTCTGTGCTATAGGGCATCCTCAAGGCATGAAGATCCTTAGACTGCAGTGGCTGGAGAAAACAGGACAAGTTTGACAAACTACAGCAAAGCTCTACTTTCAAAACTTACGTTTTCCTTAGAAGTGATGGAACTGGCAAATGGAGTTTAGCTTATAAATTCTGAAAAGGGGTAAGACATTTTTAGTTAAACCTTTTAACTGGTCTGGTCACTGAAAAGGCTGATGAGTGAGGGTCTAATTTTCAGTATCAACAGCTTGTATGGAGAacaccttatttatttattttttttttttaggcaggACAAGTTGTTACCAAGCTAGAGGCATGAAGTGGCCGTCCATGCATCTGTAACTCATGATGTGGGGTACATAGCCTATTTCAGTCATGTTTCCTGCGTAAGCTTCGGTATAACTCCCTCCTCTAATAGCTTTTGTGTTCTTGCACAACTGTAGCTGACTCTCCCGGAACACAGTCCTACAGTGGCTGTGTGTTAGCACAGCCCTTCCCTTCTCCGGTCTTGTTCTGAtgctcctgccttccctcacAGCTCTTGGAGGCGTGATCCATGTGGGATCCCTTGTGCTGCACCCCAGACTTGGATCCCTTCTGTTCATCTGCTGTTTCTCCTTATGCACTAGTGGAGACCTACAGCCTAATCCATTTTCAATGACTTATGCTAAACAGAAAGCGGTATGTCCTCCACAGCATCTTAGCCTGACTCTGGGACCATTGatctgcagcagcttctcttaCCCTTATGTCACCAGGTGAGGTCATTAATGGACCTGGGATCTGGCCAACAGGACTATTGGGAAATACCTGCTCTAGAGAGGCACAGAATCAACATGTTTTCAGCGCTTGCCAACTTTGCTGCTGTCACTACGTAGCTGTGTCCAGTTAGGCAGCTGCTGCATTGTGGAAGGCTTTTGTGGCTGTGGCCTGCATGTTTATTTGGTCTGTCTGCTACCCAGTATCAGAACATGGTGTTTTCTCATCATAGAGCCCAGACACACAGGTAGTGTGACATGGCACCTTGATGTGCCTGTCACATCAAACGTCCTACCATGCTTCTTGCCACCCTCTGCTAACCAGTGTTCCCAGGCACACGGCCACAGCACAGACCAggaaaatgctgccttttcccACAGCCTCTTGTGTGGTGATCATGACTTCAGGATGTCCGTATGTTGGGTTATGTGAAGAAATACGTTTCTGTATCCTGTCATGAGTTGAGCCTGGAGCCATCACGTGGCGGGACATGACACTGGTTGTGACAGAGATGTGCTTCCAGCTCCACGGCAAGAGGGATTGTCTATCTACTGAGACTCTGTAAAAAGGCCGCATCAGGCATCTTGAATAAGAAGAGCACGTTGccacctctgcctctccttAACCTTTCTAGCTTTGCCTATCTCCCTCGGAAAGCTCTTGGTGACACCACATTGCTGCCTTCTGAACCAGTGACTGAGAGCTACTCCCCAGTGGCTTAAATGGGAGGGCCTGCAGAAATCAAAAAGGCTTCTAGCACTGCCTCAGGAGATCTGCCTTTGTAAAATGAGATTATGAACCTATTGCCTTGTAGCACTGATGTCTTGCTGAAAAATCTCCATGCATTTGGTGATGCCTCTGTGATTGGTCTGGACTGGGGTTGTTGGAAAGATCATTGAGAAAGAGGGAACTTCGGAGAGGTCCCATTGTCTTTTGACTGCTTCAGTCCATCACTTCTGACCCCTCTTGGGGTGTGCTGGTTTCCCTCATTTAGACTTCAGAGGAGCAGGCTGGTTCATGAGGCTCTGGCTTTAGAGCTGTCAGACCTGCTGTCGGCTGTGGGGAGCTGAGCCCACATTTGAACCATTCACTTGCTGCAGTGCCATCAAGCCCTGTGGCCTCAGCAACTGGCGCAAACGGGTTGTATTTGGGCTCTGCCTGGAGGTGTTGGAGCATCAAGCGTTGTAGAAACAAGAAGAGCCTCTCCCAGAAGTGTGGATCATGTCTGCAGGACCTCATCTCAAAGCCTTTGGTCTGGCATTGCCCACATACCTGGCTCCGTGTTGTGCTGGGTCTCCCCATGATCAGAGACATCTTCTTGCTCCTCTGTAAACGCACGTTACTCTTCTCATCTCCGGTGCGTCACGTCTGCCTGAAATGTTCCCTGTGCCTCAtgctctcctttccctgccccagTAAATCTGCCAGCTGGAATCTGCTTTCCCAAGACAATTTGTTTCTCCAGGTGCTCGTGTCTAAGAGAAGCAGCGAACATGTCAGCTTGCTGAAGCCCGGGGGATGTAAAAGCACTGATGAGCGCCTTTGGGAGCAGTGAGTGGTCTCGGGGCACTTCactccctctctctgcctgcGGGGAGAGCATGCACTGTCCCATTTGCTGCAGGGCCATGGGACGCAAGAGAGGACTTGGTGAGGAACAGGGGCTGCTGCCACCAGGGATGGACGAGGAAGTTCAGGGTGGCCTGTGAGCTGTGCCGAAAAGGTCCCCGCTTTGGTGGGATGGCAGCTCTGGCCACGCTCCTGCCTGTGGCTCAGATGAGACTAAACCGCAGCGTGAAGCGCTGAGCTGTGTGCGAGGTTCCCTTCCCGGCGTGTGTGCCAGCGGTGCGGCGTTCACGAGATGCCTGACGCTTCCACGATCGCTGTCCAAATGGACCAAATAGGAGCACCGCAGCCTGGAGCACGCGGGGCCAAAGACCCCTCCGCTGTCCCGTCTGACCAGGAGTCACCTCGGCGTGCCATCTGATGAGCTTGACCTTGGCAACGTGACGGAGGAGCCACCCTGCATGTTCTCCGCGCCAGGCCGCGCTGCAGGGCTGGGTGTCCCCACTGCGATGCAGACGGCAAGATCTGTGGAGAGCCTGTGCTGGGGGCCCGAGGGTGTCGTTGGCAGTTCAGGTGGTGACAGTCTGGACCCAGGTGTCTGGTCGGTGTGGCCCAGTGGCTTCCTGGGCTCTCCAGGGGCAGGAGAGACAAAAGCTGAGGTTGCCTGCAGATGCTTTGGCTGCATCGGGGCTAGGAGCAGTCGCTGTTCTCCAGTGCTGCTTTGGGGACCCTGCTTTATTTCAAGAGTTTCCTCCATTTTAATTGCGGTGGTCTGTAgccggggtggggtgggggagttctcggggagctggggctgtttgggGAGACCTTGTGTCGCCCGGTATGGGTTTGTCCCCCTCTAGCGTCTGGTCACCGGTGGCTTTGGGACAACCGCTGCTCCCAAACTTGGGTGCCGGGATGTTTGTCGGGGCAGGTTTGTCCATCCAGCTCCGGGAGGGTGCGGGTGcagtccctgcagcccccacgTTTCAAGGGGCTCACCCCCACCCCCTTGCCTTCATTTAAAAGCTCCCACCAGCGACGTCTCCTAGACCCAGGTGGCTTCGGCTTCCAaaccttccttccccccccccccccccaccaaaaaaaaaaaaaaaccaacccctcGGAGAAGACAAAAGCAAGCCCTTGGGGAGGGTCGGGCgtgagcggggccgggggtaagggctctccccagcctgccccggccccggggagcCCGGCCCCGGCATCTCCGATTGCAGTggcggagggagggaaggaggaaggtgggccgcgccgccccggcccccctgCGCCAATCCGCACGGCGCCAGCCGCCCGTCCCGGCCCCTCCCGGCTCTGCAGCAGAACGGCTCTGCCCTCCGCTCTCGTTCgctcgctttttttttttttttttttttttctctcccccccccctcccctcttctgCCATCTTCCCGTTGCAAAGCATTGCTGGGAACCGCATGTGGGTGACGCAGCAGCATTGTTTCAAGCTcaggaagctgctgctgttgctgcccAAGGGTTCGGGAGGAGCACGCGGTTGTCGGTGCGGCTGCCGGAGCCGGGGAGGAGCCGGGGGGgccgctcggggcggggggggcggcggtcGCTCCCCCAGCCATGTCCCCGAAGACCGGGGGTCCGGTTCGGGTCCGCTCAGACTGAGGCAGCTCTTGGAGGTGTCctggagggaaaggggggggagcCCCGGCACTGGCAGTGCGGGCACCGAAACAAAGAGGGCTCGGCAAACTTCACCCCAGAGTCTCGGCAGCTCCAGAGGCGCAAGGTCAGGCAGCTGGCAACGCtcgtgggatggggaggggacgCGGGGATGCTCTCGACCCaggcaggctgggaggggaccGCGGGGGGGGACCCCTGCTTCCCCGGAGGGGTCCCTGGCCGGTGCTTGGGCTCGCCTCTCCCGTTCCTTGGGGCGCGCTCGCCGGTGCCGAGTTCCTGCCGGCCGGGGGGAAGCATGCGGTGCGGTGCGCTCGCAGGGTCCCCTCCGCCTCGTCCCCCCTCAGCCAGAGCGTGAGGGGTCAGAGAGGACGGAGGGGTTTGTCGCCGACCCCGGCTCCGAGCCAGATGCAGCCACAGGACccgggtgccccccccccaggccccttGGCTCCCTAGCTTGGAGCATGCCTGAGCCACCgccaaccccccccctccctggtTCCCTGGACAGGGGGAGGCTGCAGTTCCCTACccatatgtgtatatatatatatctatctgtgtgcgtgtatgtgtgtgtgagcccccagcccctgacCTTTCCTTTCAGCGTGTGCTCATGGGAAGGCTGGCGGGGAGGCGGAAAGTCTGTAGGCAGCACGCTGTGCTgccggggagcggaggggaggcCACGGTTTCCTGCCTCCTGCAGCCGCCTGAGAAAGGCGGAGGAGCGCCGGAAAGCCGGGCCGGGGCGAGCACCCGGGGAGTGGGCAGCCCCACGGGGGATGCCAGCCGacccctgccctggccctgcctgGCAGCGGGAAGCACCACGAGCAGGGATGCCGGCAGGAGGTTCCTGCCGGCGTAGCCATGGCAACGCCAAGTAAATAAAGCACCTTTGCAACGGGCAAATTCAGCAGGGAATGGTTGTGGGGAGAGGGCCGCGATGGAGGGGAGCGAGAGGGACGAAACGGCCAGGATGAgtgtggggaaggggctgcgaTGGAGGGGAGCGTGAGGGACGAAACGGCCAGGGTGAGTACAGGGAGCTCGCATCTGCCGAGAGCGAGGATGCCTGTCGCGCCATAGGGCAGCGTGCCCGTCCGGTTGGTGCCGAGGGATCTCTCACGTCAAAGTCAAAGCTAAACCCCGAGGCAGCGTGGGGGAGCAGCTCTTGGCTACCCGGCAGCTTGTGCCAGGCTACggaggggctgctggggcaccATGTCCTGCCGCCGCTGCACCCTCCGGCTACCTCATGCCCGGGGAGTATTGCGGAGAGCAGATGCAGGGGTGACCCTTGTGAATCCTCCCCTGTAAATCCCCTTGGATTGCAAAAGCTTGGCACTCTCCCCCTACCACTGCACAGCGCGGGGCCTCGGGGCTGAAATGCAGTTGATGAAAGCGCTCGTGCAGATCGACTCGACAGAGCTTGTCTGTCTAATGTGGGGAGGGATCGTTGCTCACAGGCGTGGGTAGAGGAGGGCTCCTTCCCAGTCTTGTTTGAAGCACGCTAGCCTTGGCATCTGGTCGGAGCCTGCCTTACTGGCGGGAGCCTTGTTTCATTCTGCTCACACCTGTGCTTtttgtctctctgctttttccccccaccctctcTCCATTAGCTGCTGCTAGAAGAATACGCGAACAGCGACCCCAAACTGGCACTTACAGGCATCCCCATCGTCCAGTGGCCCAAGAGAGATAAGGTAGGAGCTGCGAGGAGGGGACCTGGGTGGGTATCGCGTGTGGTTGAGCTGATTACCTGCCCTCGGCTGAGTCGCCGCTTGCAACTGGGGTGCCGTGGCACTGCTTCCATACCTGCCTTGGGAGCCCAACCTGGCGGGCAGAAAGGGAGCAGTGCAGAGGCAGGCCGTGAGGCGCAACCGCCTCCACAGCACTACAGGCAAACCCGTTCGCTGGCAGCGGTGGAGGTCTCCCACCGTGCTGGTTACCCTGGCTCAGCCGATGGGTAGTAACTGGGTCAGCCCCAGCTGCTCGTGTTCTCCAGCCCCTCGGTCATGCTCAGAGGAGCTGAAGTCCTGCTGTTGGTAGAAGGGGTGATCCTCTGAAGGGTGCTCTCCCGGCAGCTCTCTGGCTTGACAAGGGAGTCCTGGGTGGTATGAGTAACGTTCTGTGTCAGGGGAACGTATTGCTGTTGTGTTCCCTGAGAGATGAAGGGTGATGTGTGGGGATTGATGACCAACATCAACCCTGCCTGTTTGGTGGGCAGGCCGGCCCCTCACTGCTAGGTGAGCATGCCCCTTGGGTCCCTGCCCCTACCAGCACGCTGCCCATGCTGTAGCTTTGGCTGTTGCAACCCCAAGGAAGGCAGCTCCCTCCTGGGGGTCTCTGCCTGCAGATAGCAGCCAGCTTTTCAGGAAAGGGACCCTTCAGTgtgcccctgcccacccctctCCAGCTGTCCTTGTAACCCAGGGCCCAAAGCTGGGCCGCATCCCAGGCTGAGGTCGCTGGGCAGATGGAGGCGAGGAGCAGCCTGCCGCCGGCCGGCCGGACTTCCCCTCTGCAGGCTGCCTTCCCATGGCCCGTCAGGACGGCTCCTGTAGGTCACTGCTTCCTTCCTGCCAGAAGACGGGCTTATGGGCAGACGTATGGGAAGAGCAGGACCCCATCACACTGGGAGGGGTGGGTAACACCCCATCTGGGTGTCTGGAGGCGAACAAGCCTCTCGGATTGCCTTTTGGAGGTGCctgtctctgcctgcctgccctgcccaaGGGGATCCAGCATGACTTCCTGGTCCTTCAGCAGCACAAGCATCTCGGGCAGCTtttctgggagaagagacctGGAAACGTCTGCACACTTTGGATGCAGCACTCGGATGCTTGGCACAGCCCTGACCCTGTCcttgtgctgggttttttgggtgCCTGCCCTTCCCCAAGCCCATCAGCCGTGGTGCATACACTATCATGGCCGATCCTGGAAGGATGCTGCAGCCAGTGTGTTTGCTGTGAGGGCTGATGGGATGGCAGGTGTCTGCTGGAGAGCTGTGCTGTCCCACCTGCACTGTAAACAGGGGTGCTTGGGTGTTCCCAGCACGCCTCGAGCTTGCGGGAGAGAATGACCAGAGTACTCACATCAGAGCTGAGCCCCGTCCCTTTGCGCAGCTGGTGGAGGGACCTGGGTGGCACAGAGAGAGGACAGCCTTTCTGGCTGCCTGGGTGGACTTTGTCATTTCTTGCCTCAGAAGGAAAGAGCGCCTGTTGTTGGAGTGCTACAATGCTTTTGGGGCTCGTCAGCCATTTTCAGATCCATTTCTGACTGCTGacggggggtgggaggagagagagcTCTTGGTGGTGTGGAGTGGCGAAGGCTGAGCGAGTGTGGTCGAGGAGAGCTGCCCGGGGCAGAGCCGATACAGGCTCCTTTGTCTGCAGAGAGgtgagggagcagggctgctctctgGCACGTTATCTGAGGTCACAGTGAGGGAGCCGGGGATCAGAGGCTTTCTGATCCAAGATGAATACAGCAGTTCTCTCATCTCATGCCACTTCTCTATCTCTGTTGCCAGCTAAAGCTCCAGGCCCGGCTGAGGGTGCGCCTGCCCACCATCCCCATCACCAAGCCGCACACCATGAAGCCAACCCCCCGCCCGACACCCGTCAGGCCTACGGTCTCTCCCATCGTGTCAGGCGCCAGGCGGAGGCGGGTGCGGTGCCGAAAATGCAAGGCTTGCATGCAGGGCGAGTGTGGCATGTGCCACTATTGCAGGGACATGAAGAAGTTTGGCGGGCCTGGCCGCATGAAGCAGTCCTGCGTCCTCCGGCAATGCTTAGCGGTGAGTCTGCGGCCTGATCCTTTTCTCAGAAGtcctctgcagcctggcagcaaCTCTGCATGGCCAGTCAGGGTCAGAGAGAGGAGAGCAATAGCTTAGTTTGATTCCTGGGGGATAGCTGGCCCCTTCCCCATTGTTCAGGCAGTGGGGGATAGAaagaggaaagggggaaggCAGTCCCACCTTGCCCTGGTTTCactcctgctttcctttgtAGCCCAGGCTGCCTCACTCGGTCACGTGTGCACTTTGCGGGGAGGTAGATCAGAATGAGGACTCGCAGGACTTTGAGAAGAAACTCATGGAGTGCTGTATCTGCAACGAGATTGTTCaccctggctgcctgcaggtGAGCAGCATGGgcgctggggaggagggggctcgGCTGTGGGGAAGGACTGCTGCTGACTGCCCACTTCTCTTTGCAGATGGATGGGGAAGGGCTGCTCAACGATGAGCTCCCTAACTGCTGGGAGTGCCCCAAATGCTACCAGGGTGACGACGCAGAGAAGGGCCAGGTAGGAGGCGAGCTGTGCTGTGGCAGGGCAGGACACGTGTCCTCCATCCCACTGCATCCTGCTAGGGGATAGGCAGTGTTCAACCAGGCTGGGCTGCGTGGGTGGGctggagggcaggcaggcaccAGTGCAATCCAGGGGACCAGTTGGGCAGTGGCTAGTGAGAGCAGGGATCGTCGGgggtgcagcacagcagcacttgGGGGACTGGCAGCATCCTGCCGCAGTCCAGTCCTGGGGTTCCGCAGCGGGGTAAGCTGACAGCTTACTGCTCTCTGTCCCTGGCTCCCAGGGAGCCCGTCAGCAGGCCAAGGCCAGGCTCCCGCAGAAGCGGCAGGGGCAGCCGGGTTCCTCTGCCAGGCAGCAAGCGGACTGCGTGCGGCGCCAGCTGGCCCGCTGGCGGCTGCCAGCGCTGCCCAGGACACCGGCCTACGGCTGCCTCGTCACCTGTAGGACCGTGCCCGCTGCTGTGGATGGAAGCGAGGCAGCTAAGGCAAGCTaggagggaggcagctgccctggggcACCTTCTCCTGGGTGATGTGCATGCTTGGGGTGCACATCTGCCTGGTTCCTGGGTCCCCCAGCACTTCAAGTGGATGTGATGAGCACCCCCTGTCCCCACGGTGTCTTGTGCTGAGCTGCGATCCTGAGAGTTTCCGCTGCAAGAGGCCGGGGACTGTTAGGCGCAGAGTGGAAACCACCCCCAACCTCAGGGGGACACTCCTTTTgtgaagggggaaggaaaatgtTGGTTGCTGGTGTGGGTGGACTCTGGTCCTGGTGGTACTGAGCACTGCTGGTGCAGGCCTTGCTAGCGCCGCGATGTTGCCcttgggaagaggagaagggagatgCGTTCCCCAGGCCCGCCGCAGCTCCATCCCTGCTAACCTGCCGCCCCGCTTACCCGCAGAAGCGGAAGGTGGAGGAGAGCGATGACGACACGGCGCAAGCCAAGGTGCTGCGGCCCCTACGGAGTTGCGAGGAGCCCCTGACACCCCCGCCCAACTCGCCCACCCCCATGCTGCAGCTGATCCACGACCCAGCGTCACCACGAGGCATGGTGACACGCTCATCCCCGGGAGCCGGCCCCAGCGACCACCACAGCGCCAGCAGAGACGAGCGATTCAAGCGACGGCAGCTGCTGCGGCTGCAGGCCACCGAGCGAACCATGGTGCGGGAGAAGGAGAACAACCCCAGCGGCAAGAAGGAGCTGTCGGAGGTGGAGAAAGCCAAGCTGCACGGCTCCTACCTCACCGTGACACTCCAACGCCCCACCAAAGACGTCCACGGCACTTCTATCGTCCCCAAGCTGCAAGCCATCACGGCCTCCTCCACCAACCTGCAGCATTCTCCCCGCGTGGTCATGCGTCACGCACCCACCAGGATGCCcttgcggggcgggggggaggaggaggcagccgccgaggaggatgaggaggaagaggaagaggaggacgAGAACGCGGAGGAggggggggcggcccggctCAACGGCCGAGGGGGCCGGGCGCAGGAGGGCGAGGAGAGCTGGATGCAGCGCGAGGTGTGGATGTCCGTCTTCCGCTACCTCACTCGCAGGGAGCTCTGCGAGTGCATGCGGGTGTGCAAGACCTGGTACAAGTGGTGAGTGTGGGGACacgtggcaggggggtgggcACAGCCAGGCCTGCCCACGTCCTGAGCCCTGGACAGGGCATGGCCATGCCAAGCCTCGTGCCTCATGGGCAGCcagagggaaagggggagaaagaTCTCCCCGTAGCTGGCGCTTGCCGGGTAGTGTCACCCTCAGACCCTGTGgc
This window contains:
- the KDM2A gene encoding lysine-specific demethylase 2A isoform X2 — protein: MKPTPRPTPVRPTVSPIVSGARRRRVRCRKCKACMQGECGMCHYCRDMKKFGGPGRMKQSCVLRQCLAPRLPHSVTCALCGEVDQNEDSQDFEKKLMECCICNEIVHPGCLQMDGEGLLNDELPNCWECPKCYQGDDAEKGQKRKVEESDDDTAQAKVLRPLRSCEEPLTPPPNSPTPMLQLIHDPASPRGMVTRSSPGAGPSDHHSASRDERFKRRQLLRLQATERTMVREKENNPSGKKELSEVEKAKLHGSYLTVTLQRPTKDVHGTSIVPKLQAITASSTNLQHSPRVVMRHAPTRMPLRGGGEEEAAAEEDEEEEEEEDENAEEGGAARLNGRGGRAQEGEESWMQREVWMSVFRYLTRRELCECMRVCKTWYKWCCDKRLWTKIDLSRCKSITPQALSGIIKRQPVSLDLSWTNISKKQLTWLVNRLPGLKDLILAGCSWSAVCALSTSSCPLLRTLDLRWAVGIKDPQIRDLLTPPTDKPSQDNRSKLRNMIDFRLAGLDITDATLRLIIRHMPLLSRLDLSHCNHLTDQSANLLTAVGSSTRNSLTELNMAGCNKLTDQALLYLRRISNVTLIDLRGCKQITRKACEHFISDLSINSLYCLSDEKLIQKIS